DNA sequence from the Deinococcus humi genome:
ACGCGGCCCACCACCGGCACAACTCCAGTTCCTGGGTCAGGAGCGCTCCAACAGCCACGCCAGCAACGCTTCCCGGACCTCCTCACGAGGCTCGTCGTTGAGCAACTCGTGGTAGCCGCCCTCTTGCAGGACTAGGGTCTTGTCGGGGCTGGCAATCGTGTCGAAGAACCGTTGGCTCCCTGCCGGATCGGTAATGGTGTCTGCCGTGCCGTGAAGGATCAGGGTCGGGAGCTGCCAGCGGGGGTAGTGGGCCCACAGCTTCTGGCTCAGTCCCAGCATGGTGGCGGCGGTTAGAGCGCGGACCTTGCCGTGGTACATCAGCTCGTCGGCCTCGTAAGCCGACACTTCCGCGGTCAAACGGGACAGGCCGCCCGTACCCAGATCGCTGACCGGCGCCGCCGGGGCCACCAGCGCCAGCAGTGGGGCGAGCGCCTTGATCAGCGCCGATTCCTTCTGGCCCACCAGCAGGGCTGGGCTTGACAGAATCACGCCTGCCAGTCCACGTGGGCCGCGGGAGGCACTTGCCGCCGTGACCAGGCCGCCCATGCTGTGGCCCAGGGCAAACAGCGGCAGCGGCGTATCGTCGCCGGGACGGGAGCGCAATGCCTCGCGGGCTTTCAGATGATCGTCGACCAGCACGTTCAGGTCCACGACCGCCCGCCGTCCCCCCGAGCGGCCGTGACCGCGCTGGTCGTAGGCGTAGACGGAAAATCCGCGCTCCACGAGCGTGGGAATCAGGGCGTGATATCGCTCGACGTAGCGGGTGGCGTATTCGCCCACCCCGTGCGAGATCAGCACCTCCCCGC
Encoded proteins:
- a CDS encoding alpha/beta hydrolase gives rise to the protein MQSGQWPQEEWSVPGAPVSGYVWRAEQPRGEVLISHGVGEYATRYVERYHALIPTLVERGFSVYAYDQRGHGRSGGRRAVVDLNVLVDDHLKAREALRSRPGDDTPLPLFALGHSMGGLVTAASASRGPRGLAGVILSSPALLVGQKESALIKALAPLLALVAPAAPVSDLGTGGLSRLTAEVSAYEADELMYHGKVRALTAATMLGLSQKLWAHYPRWQLPTLILHGTADTITDPAGSQRFFDTIASPDKTLVLQEGGYHELLNDEPREEVREALLAWLLERS